The Corynebacterium occultum sequence CGGGGTGTCGCTGTTCTTAGCGTCCACGGTTCAGCTTCACACTCTTCCTTGAGCCTTGGGTTGTCCTGCTTTGTCAGTCTAACCGCGGGAGGCCCGCATCGACGAAAGCAGCAGGGCGGTATCCAGTGCCGCGATCATGGACTCCGCACCCTTGTCCTCCTCGGAGCCCGGCAGGCCGGAGCGGTCCTCGGCCTGTTCCTGGGTGTTGGTGGTCAACACGCCGTTGCCGACCGGAACTCCGGTGTCCAGGGCGATGCGGGTCAGACCCTGGGTGACGGAGTCGCAGACATAATCAAAGTGCGGGGTGCCGCCCCGGATGACACAACCCAGCGCCACGACGGCATCATGGGTTTTGGCGGCTTCCTGGACCACCACGGGAAGTTCCAGGGCACCGACCACACGGTACTCACTGACTTCCGCACCGCATTCCGTGGCGGTGGTGACCGCACGGGTATGCAGTTGGTCGCAGATCTCCTGGTTCCAGGTGGCGGTCACCACGGCAACCTTCAGGCCGGTGGCGTCAACATGGTTGATCCCCGGCAGGCCTTCCTTGCTCATCAGTTCTCCTCTGGATGGGTGGCATCCCAGACGGCGACGGAGGGCAGTTTATGGCCCATCCGGTCCCGCTTGGTGCGCAGGTAGTTGATGTTGTCGGAGTTCGGGGTGACCGGCACCGGGGTGGGGACACCGATCTTCACACCGTGTCCGACCAGAGCCGAGGACTTATAAGGGTTGTTGCTGAGCAGGCTCAACGACTTCACCCCGAGGTCCCGCACGATCTGGGCGGCGCTGGAGTACTCGCGGGCATCAGCTGGCAACCCCAGCTGCAGGTTGGCGTCGACGGTGTCGATGCCCTGGTCCTGCAGGTGATAGGCCTGCAGCTTGGCCAGCAGGCCGATGCCCCGACCCTCATGGCCGCGCATGTAGATGATGATGCCCCGGCCAGCTTCCTGGACCATCCGCATCGACTCCTGCAGCTGCGGGCCGCAGTCGCAACGCCGGGAGGAGAAGACATCCCCGGTCAGGCACTCCGAGTGCACCCTGACCAGGACATCCTCCCCACCATCGTGCTCCGGTTCACCCGCGACCAGGGCGATATGCTCGAAACCGTCGACTTTATTGCGGTAGCCGATTGCCCGGAAGGGGCCGTGTTCGGTGG is a genomic window containing:
- the ribH gene encoding 6,7-dimethyl-8-ribityllumazine synthase, with amino-acid sequence MSKEGLPGINHVDATGLKVAVVTATWNQEICDQLHTRAVTTATECGAEVSEYRVVGALELPVVVQEAAKTHDAVVALGCVIRGGTPHFDYVCDSVTQGLTRIALDTGVPVGNGVLTTNTQEQAEDRSGLPGSEEDKGAESMIAALDTALLLSSMRASRG